The DNA region CAGCTTGTTGCGGACCTTGCCGTCCTTCATGTCGACGAAGTCGTGCTGGTAGCGCAGCGGGATGAAGACCTGGAAGCCGCCGGTCTCGTCCTGCAGCTCGCGCAGCCGAAGGACGTGGTCGACGCGGTGGCGGGGCTCCTCGATGTGCCCGTACAGCATGGTGGAGGGGGTCTTGAGCCCCTTCTCGTGGGCGAGCCGGTGGATCCGGGACCAGTCCTCCCAGTGGGTGCGGTGGTCCACGATGTGCTGCCGGACCTCCCAGTCGAAGATCTCGGCGCCACCGCCGGTCAGCGACTCCAGGCCGGCGTCGATGAGCTCGTCGAGGATCTCCGAGGCGCTGAGCCCGGAGATGGTCTCGAAGTGGTGGATCTCGGTGGCCGTGAAGGCCTTGAGGGAGACGTCCGGCAGCGCGGCCTTCAGCTCGCGCAGGGAGCGCGGGTAGTAGCGCCACGGCAGGTTCGGGTGCAGCCCGTTGACGATGTGCAGCTCGGTGAGGTTCTCGCCCTCCATCGCCTTGGCGAGCCGGACGGCCTCCTCGATGCGCATCGTGTACGCGTCCTTCTCGCCCGGCTTGCGCTGGAAGGAGCAGTAGGCGCAGGAGGCGGTGCACACGTTCGTCATGTTGAGGTGACGGTTGACGTTGAAGTGCACGACGTCGCCGTTCTTGCGGGTGCGCACCTCGTGGGCGAGACCGCCGAGCCAGGCCAGGTCGTCGGACTCGTACAGGGCGATCCCGTCCTCACGGGACAGCCGCTCGCCGGAGCGGACCTTGTCCTCAAGATCGCGCTTGAGCCCTGCGTCCATTGCCGTACCTCTTGTTTTCTCCGACGACCTGCGACAGACCCGACCAACCGTACTCGCCCCGCCCGGCGGGCCTCAGCTGCCCCCACCGCGGCGCGCGGTCACCCCCTAGACCTCCTCGGGCAGCTCCCCGACCCGGTTCTCCCACTTCGTGGAGAGCACGATCGTGGTCCGCGTCCGCGAGACGCCCTTGGTGCCGCTGAGGCGGCGGATGGTCTTCTCCAGGCCGTCCACGTCGGAGGCCCGCACCTTGAGCATGTACGAGTCGTCGCCCGCGATGAACCAGCAGTCCTCGATCTCGTGCAGGTCCCGCAGGCGCCGCGCCACGTCCTCGTGGTCGGCGGCGTCGGACAGCGAGATGCCGATCAGCGCGGTGACGCCGAGGCCGAGGGACGCGGAGTCGACCGTCGCGCGGTAGCCGGTGATGACGCCGGCCGCCTCCAGGCGGTTGATGCGGTCGGTGACGCTGGGGCCGGAGAGGCCGACGAGGCGCCCGAGCTCGGCGTAGGAGGCGCGGCCGTTCTCGCGCAGAGCCTGGATGAGCTGCCTGTCCACGGCGTCCATAGGTCGAAGCCTTTCATTATTTAGCGTTTTTCCGAGTCTACGTGTAGAATCTAAGGCGTAACAGGGTCCAGCCCCTGTGAATCTTTCGGAAACTCAGCCGATCAACGATGATCCTTCGAACTTCAGGAGAGTGTTTCCCCGTGTACACGATCGAGATGGCCTACGCCCGTATGCGCGAGCTGCAGGACCTGGCCAACCGCTCGCGTGCCCACCAGGCCCCGACCGCCGCGCGCAAGGCGAGCAAGAAGCCGCGCGCCGCGAAGAAGCGCTAAGCGCCACCGGAGCCGCCCTCGGCCGGCCGGGAGCCACCCGCTCCCGACGCCCCGCCGAGTTCGCCCTCCCACCGGCGGTACAGCCCGTGCGGCACCCCCGCCGCGTCGAGCACCCGCCCGGCGACGAAGTCCACCAGATCCTGGATGTGCGTCGCCCCCGCGTAGAACGCCGGAGAGGCGGGCAGCACGATCGCGCCCGCCTCGTCCAGGCCCACCAGGTGCTTCAACGTCTGCCCGTTCAGCGGGGTCTCCCGCACGCAGACGACCAGCCGCCGCCGCTCCTTGAGCGTCACGCTCGCCGAGCGCTGCAGCAGGTCCTTCGAGAGCCCGAGCGCCACCCCGGCCACGCACGCCGTGGACGCCGGGACGATCAGCATCCCCTTCGTCGCGTACGACCCCGACGAGGGACCCGCCGCGAGATCACCCGCGGCCCAGTACCGCACGTCGTCCGTGTTCACCCGGAACGTCCCGGGCTTGCCGTCGGCGCCGCGCGCCAGCCACTCGCCGAGGTCGCCTTGCCAGTGCGCGTCCCGGAACGAGATGCCCGTCTCGTCGAGCAGCGTAAGCCGCGAGGCCCGCGACACCACGAGGTCCACGCTCTCCCCCGCGGCGAGCAGCCCCCGCAGGACCGAAGCGGCGTACGGCGTACCGGACGCGCCGGACACCCCCACGATCCAAGGCCTACGCTGCGTATCTCCTGCATTCACACTGTGAAGCCTATCCATGGGCGCCCGCGCCCGCCCACGGCCCGTCAGACAGTCAGGCCGCGGACGAGCAGGTCGAGCAGGGCGCAGGCGAAGAGTGCGATCCCGATGAAGCCGTTGACCTGGAAGAAGGCGCGGTTGAGGCGGGAGAGGTCGTGCGGCCGCACGATGCTGTGTTCGTAGAGGAAGGCACCCGCGACGACGACGAGGCCGAGCCAGAAGAACGCGCCCGCGCCGGTCTCCACGCCGTACCAGACGAACAGCGCCGTGGTGACGAAGTGGCAGCCGCGCGCGCCCCGGATGGCGGCGGGGATGCCGAAGCGCGCGGGCACGGACATGACGCCGACCTCGCGGTCGGTGTCCACGTCCTGGCAGGCGTAGATCAGGTCGAAGCCGCCGATCCACACCCCCACCGCGAGCCCCAGGATGACGGCCGTCCACGACCACTCGCCGGTGATCGCGAGCCAGGCGCCGATCGGGCCCATGGCCTGCGCGATGCCGAGGATGGCCTGCGGGAAGTTCGTGAACCGCTTGCCGTACGGGTAGACGACCATCGGGATCACGGCGATCGGCGCGAGCGCCAGGCACAGCGGGTTCAGGAGCGCGGCGGAGCCCAGGAACACCACGACCGCGATCAGCGCGCCGGTCCAGGCCGACTTCACGGTGACGGCGCCGGTGACCAGTTCGCGGTGCGCGGTGCGCGGATTGCGGGCGTCGATCTCCCGGTCGATGATCCGGTTCGCGGCCATGGCGAACGTCCGCAGGCCGACCATGCAGATCGTCACGAGCAGCAGCCGGCCCCAGTGGATGTTCTTGTCCCACTGGAACATCGCGGTCAGGGCGGCGATGTAGGCGAAGGGCAGCGCGAAGACCGAGTGTTCGATCATGACGAGGCGCAGGAACGCCCTCGTACGGCCCGGCTGCGGCAGCGCGGCGGAAGCGGAACTCACAGGCCGTACTCCCTCCAGCGGCGGTCGACTTTCGCCGCCGTCTCGGGATCGGACTCGACCATGTCGGGCCAGCCTCCGTCCCGCGTGTAGCCCTCCTCGGGCCACTTCTTCGTCGCGTCGATGCCCGCCTTGCCGCCCCAGAACTGCTGGTACGAGGCGTGGTCGAGGTGGTCGACGGGGCCTTCGACGACGCTCAGGTCACGGGCGTAGTCCGTGTTGCCCAGCGCCCGCCACGCCACCTCGTGCAGATCGTGCACGTCGCAGTCGGAGTCCACGACCACGATCAGCTTGGTCAAGGACATCATGTGCGCGCCCCAGATCGCGTGCATGACCTTCTGGGCGTGCTTCGGGTACTTCTTGTCGATCGCGACGATCGCGCAGTTGTGGAAACCGCCCGCCTCGGGCAGGTGGTAGTCCACGATGTCCGGCACGATGATCTTGAGGAGGGGGAGGAAGAACCGCTCCGTCGCCCGGCCGAGGGGGCCGTCCTCCGTCGGCGGACGGCCGACGACGATCGACTGGAGCAGCGGCCGCTTGCGCATCGTCACGCAGTCGATGGTCAGCGCCGGGAACGGCTCCTGCGGCGTGTAGAAGCCGGTGTGGTCGCCGAAAGGACCCTCCGGCAGCATCTCGCCCGGCTCCAGCCAGCCCTCGATGACGACCTCCGCCTGCGCGGGCACCTGCAACGGCACCGTCTTGCAGTCGACCATCTCGACGCGCTTGCCCTGGAGGAAGCCCGCGAACAGGTACTCGTCGATGTCGCCGGGCAGCGGGGCGGTGGACGCGTACGTCACGGCGGGCGGGCACCCGAAGGCGATCGCGACCGGCAGCCGCTCCCCCCGCCGGGCCGCCACCTGGTAGTGGTTCCGGCTGTCCTTGTGGATCTGCCAGTGCATGCCGATGGTGCGCTTGTCGTGGCGCTGGAGGCGGTAGAGCCCGAGGTTGCGGACGCCGCTCTCGGGGTCCTTGGTGTGGGTGAGGCCCAGGTTGAAGAAGGACCCGCCGTCCTTCGGCCAGGTGAAGAGGGCCGGGAGCCGGTCCAGGTCCACGTCGTCGCCGGTGAGGACGACCTCGTGCACCGGCGCGTCCTTCACCTTCTTCGGCGGTACGTGCGCCATCGCGCCGAGCTTGCCGAAGGCCTCGCGGACGCCCACGAAGCCGTGCGGCAGCTCCGGCTTGAGCAGACCGCCGATCTTCTCGCTGATCTCGCCGTACGACTTCAGGCCGAGGGCCTTGAGCAGTCGGCGGTCCGTGCCGAACACGTTCATCGCAAGGGGCATCGCACTGCCCTTGACGTTCTCGAACAGCAGCGCCGGGCCGCCCGCCTTCTGCACCCGGTCGACGATCTCGCCGACCTCCAGATACGGGTCGACCTCGGCCTTGATGCGCTTGAGATCGCCCTCGCGCTCCAGGGCCCGGAGCAGAGAGCGGAGATCGTCATAAGCCATGCGGTCAAGTATCGGTCACCGGCTACCCTGGCCAGGTCACCGGGTGCGCCCGGCGCCCGCACTCCACTTCCCGGGGGATCTTCGACACATGCTCAGGTATCTGCCGTTCCTGCTGGTCCTGGCCGTGTGGATCTACGCCTTCATCGACGTCCTGAACACACCCGAGAAGGAAGTCCGACACCTCCCGAAGGTGGTGTGGGTCATCATCGTGCTCCTCTTCGGGGAGGTGCTGCTCGGGCCGATCGCGTGGTTCGTCACCGGCAAGAAGCGGGCTGCGGCCGGGCGGGGGGACGTTCGGGGTGGGCGGCGCGGGGGCTGGGTCGCCCCCGACGACAACCCCGACTTCCTCAAGGGCCTGGAGAAGGACCGCGACCCCCGCGACGAAGCCTGACCGGCGTTCCCCATGGGGGCTCCGCCCCCGCTCCCCCCCTTTCGCCGCTCCGCGCCTCGTCCTCAATCGCCGGACGGGCTCTCCCCCACCCGCCCGCCCGAACTTGCACCAACAGACCAAAGCCCGGCCCCGCAGCACCTCTCCGGCCCGCCCCAGCGCCTTCAGGCCGACCTCAGCTGCATCTCAGCCCGTCCGGCGTTTGAGGACGAGCGCGCAGCGCGATCGGCGGCGGACCGTCCCACCCCGCACGGGACACCCACCCCCTGGGGTCCAGGGGCAGAGCCCCGGTTTCGGAGAAGGGGCGGGACTGGGGCGTCCCACGCGGGCAGCATGAGGGCATGACGATCCCCACGATCGACCTGCGGCCCTGGCTCTCCGACGACCCGGACACGCGTGCGCGGATGGCCGCCGAGGTCAGGGAGACGATCGACGAAGCGCTCCGCACGGCGGGCTTCCTGCTGGTGAAGGGCCACGGCGTGGACCCGGGCCTACGGTCCGCCATCCGCCAGGAGGCCCGCGCCTTCTTCCACCTCCCACCCCCCACCAAAGAGCGCTACGCCGTGAAGGTGGGCAGCCGCGGCTGGCTCGGCCCCGGCGCGGAGGCCAACAGCTACGCGGAGGGCGCCGCCTCCCCGCCCGACCTGAAGGAGTCCCTCTCCTTCGCCGCGGACACCCCCACCGGCGACCCGAAGGTCGACGCGGAGTGGTTCGCCCCCAACACCTGGCCCCGGGAGACCCCCGGCCTGCGCGCCGACGTGGAGACGTACCTCGCCCGCATGCGGGCCCTCTCCGACGCGATCCTGGAACTCCTCGCCGTCGTCCTCGGCGAACCGGAGGACTTCTTCACCCGGCACACGAACAACCCCACCTGGGGCTTCAACATCAACTGGTACCCCGGCAGGGACGTACTCGGCGATCCGGAGCCGGGCCAGTTCCGCATCGGCCCGCACACGGACTTCGGCACGGTCACGGTCCTCGACCGGCAGGCGGGCCGCGGCGGCCTGCAGGTGTTCACGGACGCCGAGGGCTGGCAGGACGCGCCGCACGACCCGGAGGCGTTCACCATCAACGTCGGTGACCTGATGGCGCGTTGGACGTCGGGCCGCTGGCGCTCGGGCCGCCACCGCGTGCTCCCACCTCCGGCGGACGCCCCGGCGGAGGAGCTGATGTCGCTGGTGTACTTCTACGAGTGCGACCCGGGCACGGACGTGCGCGGCACGGACTCGCACGTGTATCTGCGGGCGCAGTTGGACGCGATCACGGTGGACTAGCGGGGACGGGCCGAGCGTCCCCCTCGGCCCGGCAGTCCACCACCGGTCAGTCCCCGCGCAGCACCAGTTCGAGCAACCCCGGAAAACGCGCGTCGAACTCCTCCCGCCCCAGCCGGTTGACCCGCCGCGCCCCCTCGTCCCGCTGCTCGAGGTCGGCCGGGTACGCGCGGGCGAGACGGTCCTGGTGCAGGGCGCGGCCGGCGGGGTCGGCACCGTGGCCGGGCAGTTGGGGAAGGCGGCGGGGGCCAGGGTGTTCGGGGTGGTGTCGAGTGCGGCGAAGGCCGCGTACGCGCGCGAGTACGGCTACGACGAGGTGTTCGTCGGCGACGGCTTCGCCGAGGCGGCCCGCGCGGCCACCGGCGGCCGGGGCGTGGACCTCGTCCTCGACCCGGTCGGCGGCGACACGTTCCGCGCGGGCCTGGCGGCGCTCGCGGTCTTCGGCCGCCTCGTCTCCTTCGGCAACGCGAGCTCCGCCGAGCCGTAGCGGCTGGGGCAGACCGAGCTGTACCCGGGGGCGCGGTCGGTGTCCGGGTTCTCGATCCTGACGCTGGCCCAGACGGCGCCCGAGGTGCTGCGGGAGCTCGCCGGGCGCGCCTTCCGCACGGTCGCCGACGGCACCGTGAAGCTGCCGGTCACCGCCGAGTTCCCGCTGGCTGAGGCCGCGCGGGCGCACGAGCTGATGGGCGGCCGCACGACGACGGGCAAGCTGCTGCTGCGCGTCGACGAGGCGGTCGGGGCCGACCGGGTCCACGGCGGTCAGGTCCACGGCGACCAGCAGCAGCCGACGACGACCGGCGGCAACTAGTCGTAGCTGCGCCGCAGTTCCCGGAACCGCTCCGGACTCCACGTCGACCAGTCCACCGGCCGCCCGGCCAGCGCCCGCGCCAAGTACTCGAAGTGCTGGTGCCACCCGGCCAGGCTGTCCCGCCGCAGCGAGTCGTCGCCGACCACCTCGTTGGTGAACCGCAGCGTCGTCCGCCCGGTGCCCGCGGGCTCCAGGTGGAAGCGGCACCGCCCGTGCAGGTCGACCGTGTACTCGGCGACGACGTCCGGGTCCCACGCGGTGATGTGCCCCGCGTGCGTGACCGACGCCGGGTCGGCGGCGTTCAGCCAGCGCAGGGTCACCGCCCCGCCGAGCCTCGGCTCGAACACGTCGGCGGCGGCGAGCCACCCCGGCAGTCCCTCCGGGGTGGCCACCGCCGCCCACACCTCCTCGGCCGGGTGGGGCAGGGTCAGCGTCCAGTGCAGCGTGTGCGTGTCCCCCCGTGTCCGGCTCGTCCCGTGTGCGATGGCTTCGCCGCTTCCGGCAGCTTCGTTGCTTTCGGTCATGGGCCCAGACTCACGCACACGCCCGCCGGGGTCACGTACCCGGCGGCTCCCGCTACGGGCGTTCGCCCGCCTTGTCGACGATCTTGCGCTCCAGGACGGCGGTGTCGGCCAACAGGTCGCCCTTCTTGCCGAACGGCTTGTCCTCCGTCAGGACGCTGCGCTCGCCCAGGTACGCCTTGGTCTTCTTGTCGAAGATCAGCTCCGTGCGCTCCCCGTCGTCCTCGTGGGCGATGGCGACCCCGTGCCGCCCCGCCGCGTCCACCGCGTCGTCGACCAGCTCCACGCCGGGGATCTTCGCCGCAGCAAGGTAGAGGGCGGCGGCCTGCTCCGGCGGCATCAGGGCCTCGCGGGTGATGTCGCCGACAGTCACGAAGGGCTTGCCGTTGTTCTCCTCGTCGGCCACCTTGTTCAGCCAGTCGAGCATGTTGACCGGGTCGGTCGGCAGCTTCTCCAGGTTGCGGTAGTTGCTGTCGGACGAGGCCAGGGGCAGCTCCGGCTCAAGGCGCACGTTCTTGTGGCCGTTCACGGGCTCGTGCAGAAGCCCCGTGTGCTTGCCGTCGACGGACATCCAGTGCTCGCGCTGGTGCAGGGGGGCGAGCCCCTCGTCGGAGCTGTAGGCGACCTTGCTCTTGATGTAGACGAACTGGTCGTCCCGGACGTTCTTCGGGGCGGGCGAGCGCCGCGCGGCGTCCGCGATGTCCTCCAGCATCTTCACGGTCTCCTTCGACGGCGGCCCGGCCTGGGCCGGACCGCCGCCGAACGGCGAGGCGACGAGGACGCCCGCCGCGACGGCGGCGGCCACCGCGCCCGCGACGAGCGCGGGCCGCAGCCACGCCCTGCGCCGCCGGGGGGCGGGCTCGGGGGCCCCGGAGGTCTCGGTCTCGGTCTCGGTCTCGGTCTGCCGGATCTCGGTCATCAGATGCTCCTTGAGCAGAAGGTGACGGCCCGGCGGGAGATCCCGCTCGCTCGGAGACGGGAAGGTCGGGAAGTCGGGTTCGGCTTCGGACTTCATCGGTTTCCCTCCTGGATGGGCCTGACCGCGTTCGCGCGGTCACCTCTCACCTGTCCGCGCCCCTCGGGCGGTTCCACCGCTTTCGCGAGTTTTGTACGAGCCCGCGAGAGCCGCGAACGCACCGTCCCCACCGGGATGCCGAGCGCCGCGGCCGCGGCCTCGTACCCGAGCCCCGACCACACGCACAGCGCGAGGACCTCGCGCTCGGCCCGGCGCAGCTTCGCGAGGGCCGTGCGTACGAGGGCGAGTTGCTCCTCGTCGTCGATGCGCCCCGCGACCTCGTCGGCGAAGTCGGCGACGGACCCGTCGCGCGGGAGCCGGGCCATCGCGGCCGTGTGGCGGCGGGCGGCGCGGCGCTGGTTGCGGGTCACGTTCGTGGCGATGCCGAGCAGCCACGGACGCAGTGAGCCGCCGTCGACGTCCACTTTCTCCCGCAGCCGCCACGCCTCCAGGAACGTCAGCGACACGATGTCCTCGGCCGCCGACCAGTCACCCGTCAGGCGATAGGCATGGTTGTAGACGGAGCGGGCGTAGGTGTCGAAGAGCTCACCGAAGGCGTCGGGGTCCGAGCCCCGGATCCGTACGCGCGCCTGACGCCGTTGTGCCGCGAGTTCCCCCTGATTCGTCTCCACGCCCCTTGCCTGTCCATACGGCAGGGGCCGGTTCCCGTGGCCCACGCCACAGAAACCGGCCCCTGTCGGCCGCCGGATCAGACCCCGGCGTACGAGTGCTTGCCGCTCACGAAGATGTTGACGCCGTAGTAGTTGAACAGCCAGCAGCCGAAGGCGATCAGGGCCAGGTAGGCGGCCTTGCGGCCCTTCCAGCCCGCCGTGGCGCGGGCGTGCAGGTAGCAGGCGTACGCGACCCACGTGATGAACGACCAGACCTCCTTGGGGTCCCAGCCCCAGTAGCGGCCCCAGGCGTCGCCCGCCCAGATGGCGCCCGCGATGATCGTGAACGTCCACAGCGGGAAGATCGCCGCGTTCATGCGGTACGTGAACTTGTCGAGCGAGGCCGCCGCGGGCAGCCGCTCCATCACGGAGGTGGCGAAGCGGCCGGGCTTCCCGCCGGCCTGCAGCTTGGCCTCGTAGCTGTCCTTGAAAAGGTACGCGCCGGTGGAGACCGCGCCGACGTAGAACGCGGCGCCGCAGAAGATCGCCGTGGACACGTGGATCCACAGCCAGTACGAGTGCAGCGCCGGGACCAGCTGGTCGGACTCGGTGTACAGGACGGTGACCGCGAGGCCGAGGTCGAGGAGGACCGAGGTGATCAGCGGCAGGCCGATCCAGCGGACGTTCTTCTTCAGCGCGAGCAGCGTCAGGAAGACACCGACGGCCACCGAGGAGAAGGTGATGTTGAACTCGTACATGTTGCCCCACGGGGCACGCTGCACCGACAGGGCGCGGGTGAGGACACCGCCCACCTCGATGAGGAAGCCGAGGGCGATGAACGAGACCGCGATCCGGCCGTAGAGGTCGCCCTGCGCGTCACCGGCGGCGGCACCGGGGCCGTCCGGCACGTCGCGGCTGCCCGCGGCGGCACGGGTGACGACCTTCGGGGCCTCCTTGGCGGCGGCCTTCGGGCGCTCCAGGGTGGCGGTGCCGCCCTTGGCCCGGACGGTCACAGCAGGAGCCGACGCCTTGGCGGCGGACGCGTCGGCCTGTTCCGACTGCGCGGTGAGCGCGGCGGCCGTACGGGCGACCTTGCTGCGGCTGCCGAACAGCCACTCCGCCATGAGCGCGAAGAAGGCCAGCAGATAGACGGCCATCGCGGAGTAGATCAGCACGTTGCTGATGTGCGCGAGGTTCTCGTTCGGCTCGGCGGCGAGGGTGGTGGCGAGAGTCACTTCTCAGCCCCTTCGGCAGGAACAACATCGGGGGTGGGGTCGGGGTCGGACGGAGTGTCGGCCTCGGGGTCGGTCTTGGCTTCGGCCTGGGCTTCGGCGGGCTCGATGGCCGCGTCGGCGTCGGTGTCGGCTTCAGTGGCGGACTCGGCGGACTCGGGGGCCGCGTCGGCGTCAGCGGTGGTCTCGGCGGGCGCGTCCGCGTCAGCGGTCGGCTCGGGGTCCGCGTCGGGCGCGCTCGGCGCCTGTTCGTGCAGCTGCGCGGCCAGCGCGCCCAGCTCCTCGGGCACCTTGGCGGACTCGCTGCGGCCGAGGCCCGCCATCTCCACGACGGTGACGCCGTCGGCGCCCGTCGTGGCCCGCACCCACACGCGGCGGCGCTGGATGAACAGGGATCCGGCGAGGCCCGCGATCGCGGCGATCGCGCCGCCGAGCGCCCAGCCGCTGCCCGGCTCCTGGGAGATCTGGAAGGTCGCCCACTGCTTGAGCTCCTTCTCGAAGGTGATCGACCCGGCGCCGTCCGGCAGCTTCAAGGTCTCGCCGATCTTGAGCCGCTTCTTCAGCAGCTGGCCCTTCGCGTCCTTGAACTTCGTCATCTTCCGCGTGTCCAGCTGGTACACGTTCTGCGGAACACCGGAGTCCACACCGAGGCTGCCGTGGTACGCCGACAGCGCGAGCCGGGGATCGAAGGGCGCGGGGAACTGGGAGAACATCTGGCCCTTGCCCTCACCGGCGAAGGTCGGCACGAAGAAGGCGTTGAAGCCGAGCTGTTCCTTCTTGCCGTCCTTGTTGCGGTAGCCGTCGAGGATCTTGATGGCGCCGGTGGCCGTGCCCATCGAGTCGATGGGGAGCAGCGGCACGGAGATCCGCTGGACGACCTTGCCCTTGCCGTCGCGGACGGTGACGGTGGGCGCGTAGCCGTGGCCGATGAGGTAGACCTTCGAGCCGTCGACCTCAAGGGGCTTGTTGACCTCGATGGCCTTCTTCTTCTCCGGCCCGTGGGCGCCCTCGCTGTAGGTGACGTGCGCCTTGTAGGTGCGGGCCGTGCCGAGCTCGGGGCCCGACGTCTCGTACGAGCCCTCGAAGCGGTCCAGCTTGAAGCTGAACGGCGCGAGGTCGTCGGTGTCGAAGAGGCTGCCCGACTTGAAGTCGTCGTACTGCGTGAGGGTGTTGGAGAAGCCGTCGCCCTCCATGATCAGCTTGCCGCCCTCGGACTTGAAGAGCTGACCGGCGGCGAAAGCGAGCAGGAGCACGATGAGCGCGATGTGGAAGGACAGGTTCCCGGCCTCGCGGAGGTAGCCCTTCTCGGCGGCGACGGAGCCGCCGACCTGGTGCGAGCGGAAGCGCCGCTGCTTCAGGATCCGCTGCGCCGCCTCGTGCACCTCGTCGGGCGTGGCCTCGGTGCGCCACGTCGTGTAC from Streptomyces flavofungini includes:
- the mqnE gene encoding aminofutalosine synthase MqnE, whose product is MDAGLKRDLEDKVRSGERLSREDGIALYESDDLAWLGGLAHEVRTRKNGDVVHFNVNRHLNMTNVCTASCAYCSFQRKPGEKDAYTMRIEEAVRLAKAMEGENLTELHIVNGLHPNLPWRYYPRSLRELKAALPDVSLKAFTATEIHHFETISGLSASEILDELIDAGLESLTGGGAEIFDWEVRQHIVDHRTHWEDWSRIHRLAHEKGLKTPSTMLYGHIEEPRHRVDHVLRLRELQDETGGFQVFIPLRYQHDFVDMKDGKVRNKLQARTKMASGAEALKTFAVSRLLFDNVPHVKVFWVMHGVATAQLALQHGADDMDGSVVEYKITHDADNFGTPNKLTRDDLLDLIREAGFRPVERNTRYETIREYAGPDPALRESPQPMRL
- a CDS encoding Lrp/AsnC family transcriptional regulator, which translates into the protein MDAVDRQLIQALRENGRASYAELGRLVGLSGPSVTDRINRLEAAGVITGYRATVDSASLGLGVTALIGISLSDAADHEDVARRLRDLHEIEDCWFIAGDDSYMLKVRASDVDGLEKTIRRLSGTKGVSRTRTTIVLSTKWENRVGELPEEV
- a CDS encoding UbiX family flavin prenyltransferase, with the translated sequence MDRLHSVNAGDTQRRPWIVGVSGASGTPYAASVLRGLLAAGESVDLVVSRASRLTLLDETGISFRDAHWQGDLGEWLARGADGKPGTFRVNTDDVRYWAAGDLAAGPSSGSYATKGMLIVPASTACVAGVALGLSKDLLQRSASVTLKERRRLVVCVRETPLNGQTLKHLVGLDEAGAIVLPASPAFYAGATHIQDLVDFVAGRVLDAAGVPHGLYRRWEGELGGASGAGGSRPAEGGSGGA
- the mqnP gene encoding menaquinone biosynthesis prenyltransferase MqnP; translated protein: MSSASAALPQPGRTRAFLRLVMIEHSVFALPFAYIAALTAMFQWDKNIHWGRLLLVTICMVGLRTFAMAANRIIDREIDARNPRTAHRELVTGAVTVKSAWTGALIAVVVFLGSAALLNPLCLALAPIAVIPMVVYPYGKRFTNFPQAILGIAQAMGPIGAWLAITGEWSWTAVILGLAVGVWIGGFDLIYACQDVDTDREVGVMSVPARFGIPAAIRGARGCHFVTTALFVWYGVETGAGAFFWLGLVVVAGAFLYEHSIVRPHDLSRLNRAFFQVNGFIGIALFACALLDLLVRGLTV
- a CDS encoding menaquinone biosynthesis decarboxylase is translated as MAYDDLRSLLRALEREGDLKRIKAEVDPYLEVGEIVDRVQKAGGPALLFENVKGSAMPLAMNVFGTDRRLLKALGLKSYGEISEKIGGLLKPELPHGFVGVREAFGKLGAMAHVPPKKVKDAPVHEVVLTGDDVDLDRLPALFTWPKDGGSFFNLGLTHTKDPESGVRNLGLYRLQRHDKRTIGMHWQIHKDSRNHYQVAARRGERLPVAIAFGCPPAVTYASTAPLPGDIDEYLFAGFLQGKRVEMVDCKTVPLQVPAQAEVVIEGWLEPGEMLPEGPFGDHTGFYTPQEPFPALTIDCVTMRKRPLLQSIVVGRPPTEDGPLGRATERFFLPLLKIIVPDIVDYHLPEAGGFHNCAIVAIDKKYPKHAQKVMHAIWGAHMMSLTKLIVVVDSDCDVHDLHEVAWRALGNTDYARDLSVVEGPVDHLDHASYQQFWGGKAGIDATKKWPEEGYTRDGGWPDMVESDPETAAKVDRRWREYGL
- a CDS encoding PLDc N-terminal domain-containing protein, with protein sequence MLRYLPFLLVLAVWIYAFIDVLNTPEKEVRHLPKVVWVIIVLLFGEVLLGPIAWFVTGKKRAAAGRGDVRGGRRGGWVAPDDNPDFLKGLEKDRDPRDEA
- a CDS encoding isopenicillin N synthase family dioxygenase; its protein translation is MTIPTIDLRPWLSDDPDTRARMAAEVRETIDEALRTAGFLLVKGHGVDPGLRSAIRQEARAFFHLPPPTKERYAVKVGSRGWLGPGAEANSYAEGAASPPDLKESLSFAADTPTGDPKVDAEWFAPNTWPRETPGLRADVETYLARMRALSDAILELLAVVLGEPEDFFTRHTNNPTWGFNINWYPGRDVLGDPEPGQFRIGPHTDFGTVTVLDRQAGRGGLQVFTDAEGWQDAPHDPEAFTINVGDLMARWTSGRWRSGRHRVLPPPADAPAEELMSLVYFYECDPGTDVRGTDSHVYLRAQLDAITVD
- a CDS encoding SRPBCC domain-containing protein: MTESNEAAGSGEAIAHGTSRTRGDTHTLHWTLTLPHPAEEVWAAVATPEGLPGWLAAADVFEPRLGGAVTLRWLNAADPASVTHAGHITAWDPDVVAEYTVDLHGRCRFHLEPAGTGRTTLRFTNEVVGDDSLRRDSLAGWHQHFEYLARALAGRPVDWSTWSPERFRELRRSYD
- a CDS encoding CU044_5270 family protein, coding for MKSEAEPDFPTFPSPSERDLPPGRHLLLKEHLMTEIRQTETETETETSGAPEPAPRRRRAWLRPALVAGAVAAAVAAGVLVASPFGGGPAQAGPPSKETVKMLEDIADAARRSPAPKNVRDDQFVYIKSKVAYSSDEGLAPLHQREHWMSVDGKHTGLLHEPVNGHKNVRLEPELPLASSDSNYRNLEKLPTDPVNMLDWLNKVADEENNGKPFVTVGDITREALMPPEQAAALYLAAAKIPGVELVDDAVDAAGRHGVAIAHEDDGERTELIFDKKTKAYLGERSVLTEDKPFGKKGDLLADTAVLERKIVDKAGERP
- a CDS encoding RNA polymerase sigma factor — encoded protein: METNQGELAAQRRQARVRIRGSDPDAFGELFDTYARSVYNHAYRLTGDWSAAEDIVSLTFLEAWRLREKVDVDGGSLRPWLLGIATNVTRNQRRAARRHTAAMARLPRDGSVADFADEVAGRIDDEEQLALVRTALAKLRRAEREVLALCVWSGLGYEAAAAALGIPVGTVRSRLSRARTKLAKAVEPPEGRGQVRGDRANAVRPIQEGNR
- the ccsB gene encoding c-type cytochrome biogenesis protein CcsB — protein: MTLATTLAAEPNENLAHISNVLIYSAMAVYLLAFFALMAEWLFGSRSKVARTAAALTAQSEQADASAAKASAPAVTVRAKGGTATLERPKAAAKEAPKVVTRAAAGSRDVPDGPGAAAGDAQGDLYGRIAVSFIALGFLIEVGGVLTRALSVQRAPWGNMYEFNITFSSVAVGVFLTLLALKKNVRWIGLPLITSVLLDLGLAVTVLYTESDQLVPALHSYWLWIHVSTAIFCGAAFYVGAVSTGAYLFKDSYEAKLQAGGKPGRFATSVMERLPAAASLDKFTYRMNAAIFPLWTFTIIAGAIWAGDAWGRYWGWDPKEVWSFITWVAYACYLHARATAGWKGRKAAYLALIAFGCWLFNYYGVNIFVSGKHSYAGV